Part of the Thermococcus barossii genome is shown below.
GCCCAAGAGCTCCAAAGGCTCAAGGCAATTGCAGTCGGTGGAATACTCGAAAGGTTCTCCGGAAAGCTCGACCCGGAGTGATACTCCCTCATCAGTTTTCAGTACTTCAAATGGAAACGTGCCGTTTTCTGCAACCACCTTGCCTTTAACGAGCATCATCTGCTAAATTGAGTCCCCAGATTAAAGGATTTCTTAATCGGGAGGTTTTAAACCGGTGGTTAAACCCTCCGAGAATGTTAAAAGCCTTCGGGCATAGGTTTCCTTGGTGGTGCTCATGTTCTGGCTGAAAACCAAAATCATCGAGGGTGAGGGAAGCCTGCGAAGGCTCTCAAAGGAGGCCAGAGGGTACGAGCGCGTTCTCATACTCTCTTCACGCTCGATGAAGAGGCACGGCTTCCTGAAGGAGGCCGAGGACTACGTAAGAGGGGTCGGGGCGGAGGTCTTTTCGATAGCTGGACTTCCAGCGGAGCCGAGCGTTGAGGTCATAGAGGAGTTCCTTCCGAAGGTGAAGGATTTCGAGCCCGATCTGCTGATAGCCCTCGGCGGCGGAAGCGTGATAGACACGACCAAAGCGTTGAAGGTCTTCTACGACGCTCCCGAGCTGAACTTTGAGGAGATAGCCTTCATAGATCGCTTTTCAAAGCCCAAGCCCGTTCCCAAGCTCAGAACAAAGCTCATAGCGATTCCCTCGACGAGTGGAGCTGGAAGCGAGGTATCCGGGGCGAGCGTCCTGAAGAAGGGCGACGTTAAGTACAACATCGTGACCCCGGAGATAGCGCCCGACGTTGCCATACTTGACCCGCGACTGCCGAGGACTATGCCGGCAGAGGTGGCACGCAATTCCGGCCTTGACGTCCTCGTTCATGGAATAGAAGCCTACACGACAAAGGTGGCGAATCCATTCAGCGACGCCATGGCGATTAAGGCGATAAAGACCGTCTATAAGTGGCTGCCGCTCTCGGTGAAGGGCGATGACGAGGCAAGGGCGAGGGTTCACTACGCAGCAACGATGGCAGGTATAGCGTTTCTCAACGCACGCCTCGGTCTTTGTCATGCCATGAGCCACAAGGCGGCGTGGATTGGCCCGCATGGACTCCTCAACGCGATATTCCTGCCCTACGTCATGGAGTTCAACATGGAGCGCAGTGATTATGCAAGGAAACGCTACGCGGAGATAGCGAGGGAGCTTGGCTTCTCGACGGCCAAAGACCTCGTGGAGGTAGTACGGGAGCTCAACGGGATGCTCGGTGTCCCGGAGCTGGGTGAACTGGTGGACGATGAAACTTTCGTGAGCCGGGTCGAGGAGATGGCCGAGAAGGCCTACCGCGACGGGCTCGTTGCCTTCAACCCCGTCGAGCCAAAGCAGGAGGAGATACGGGAGCTCTACCTGAGGGCCTACAGGGGAGAATAAAAGGGAAAAAGAATCAGCCAACGGTTATCTCCTTTTCTCCACCGTTTTCAACCTCGTGTATCTTCCCGCCCTTCATGACCTCGACGATGGCAAGGCTCAGAAGGGCGAGGAAGAGGTAGACGAGCGCCGAAGTGCCGAAAAGCACCTCGTAGGCCTTCTCCGTCGGTATCTTTATCGGCACCGGCACCCCGGGAATGTGCACGAGTATGTAGTAGGTGCTCATGACGGTTCCCGCTATGGCCGGCCCCCAGGTGGAGCCGAAGTTTCTGAACAGGCTGTTCGCTCCGGTCGCCACTCCCATGACCCTCGGCGGGACCGAGAACACCAGCACGTTGATGAAGGAGACGTTCATCAGGGTTATTCCGGCCCCAACGACCGTTATGAGGGCCACGAACTGGGTGAGGGATAGCTGCGTGGCGTACTGGGAGAGCAACGCCAGACCGGCGCTTGCCGTCAGGGCACCGGTTACCGCGAGGGGCTTTGCGCCCACCCGGGGCATCAGTTTGCCGGCGAGCGGCGCTATGACCAGCATAACGCCGGCCATGGGAGTCATGAGCAGGCCGCTTTCGAGTATGGTCTTGCCGAAGCCGTAGGGCGGCTTCATCTGAAAGATGTAGGTGTTAGCTTGGCTCATCATCGAGATTCCAAAGGCCGCGAACATTATGCCGAGGTTCACTATCGCTGGGTTCCGGGAGGATATTATGTCGAGCGGAATCAACGGATTGTCCGCCCGCTTCTCCCAGAGGTAGAGGAGGACGACCCCAACAATGGACACCCCGAAGAGCGCAAGCGTCTGCCCCGCCTGCCAGCCAACGTTCGGGGCGCGCGTAACGGCAACCAGGGCGGGAACAACAGCCCAGACCAGGAAGAGTGCACCAGGCCAGTCGAGCTTTCCGGGGTTCACGTAGCGGCTCTCGCGGAGGATTCTCCACGCAAGGATGAACATGATGACAGCAAACGGTGCCGCCGAGTGGTATGTCCAGCGCCAGCCGAAGTTCTGGGTTACGTACGCGCCAAGGGGAAGAGCGATAACCATACCGACACCGAACATCGCGCTTATCATTCCCTGAACCTGGGGCACCATCTCGGGCGGGAACTCCTCGCGGACGAGGCTGAAGGCGAGCGGGAATATTGCCATGCCGAGGCCCTGGATTGCCCTGCTGAAGAGGAGCCACTCGAAGCTCGGCGCAAAGCCGTTGAGTATAACCCCGAGCGTGTAGAAGCCCAGAGCGACGAGGAAAATCTTCTTCTTGCCGTACATATCCCCGAGCTTGCCGAGGATTGCCGCGCTCACAGTCCCGACGAGGAGGTATATCGTCAGCACCCAGCTTACGTCGTTGGGGTTTATTCCGAACTCCTTCTGTATCGTCGGCAGTGCGGGGGTCAGCATCGCCTCCGTGTACATGACGAGAAGCGGCAGGATAACGACCACCAGCATCGCCCGCTTTGCATAGGCCATATCGTAGGTCTCGGTATTCCTCGTGACCTCCACTTTTTATCACCGATGTATCGGACGATATATCGTTTATAAATCTAACGGTGGTTGGGCTTATAAACCACGTACCCCATTTTTCACCATGCACCCCCTCCTCAGAAAGGCCATCAAAGAGCGCTTCGGAAGGCTCAACAGGCTCCAGCAGGACGCGTTCAGGGAGGTTAGCTCCGGAAAGGGCGTCCTGATAATAGCCCCCACCGGCTCGGGGAAGACTGAGGCAGCTGTTCTGCCCGTCTTCAATGAAATCCTTGAAGGGGGACTTAAACCAATTTCTGCACTCTACATCGCACCGCTCAAGGCCCTCAACAGGGATCTGCTCGAGAGGCTTGAATTGTGGGGAGAGAAACTTGGAATAACCGTCGAGGTGAGGCACGGCGACACCTCAGCCTACAGGAAGGCAAAGCAGACGAAGAATCCCCCACAGATGCTCATAATCACCCCCGAAACGCTGGGGGTTATCCTGACGGTCAAATCCCTCAGGAAGCACCTGGAGAACGTGAAGTTCGTCATCGTCGACGAGATAGCGGAGCTGGTGGACAACAAAAGGGGAGCACAGCTCCTCTTAAACCTTGAAAGGCTCGCCGAAATTGCCGACTTCAGGAGAATAGGCATGACAGCAACGGTAGGCAACGAGGAGGAAGTGAGGGCGTGGCTGAAGGCGGACGTCATAGTCAAGCCGAACTGGAGGAAGAACTACCGCTTCCACGTTCTCTACCCGAGGCCAGATGGGAGGGACCTCGACCTCGCCCGGGAGCTGAGCGTCTCGCCCGAGATAGCGGCGAGGCTGAGGGCCCTGTGGGGAGTCGTCGAGGAGCACGGGAAAGCTTTGATATTCACCAACACGCGGCAGTTCGCAGAGATTCTGGCGCACCGCCTCAAGGCCTGGGGGAAGCCCGTTGAGGTTCACCACGGCTCGCTTTCGAGGGAAGCCAGAATTAAGGCCGAAAAGGCCCTCAAGGAGGGCAGAATTAAAGCGCTGATCTGCACGTCCTCTATGGAGCTGGGCATAGACATAGGCGACGTTGACGTTGTAATCCAGTACATGAGCCCGCGCCAGGTGAACAGGCTCGTCCAGCGCGTCGGGAGGGCAAAGCACCGGATAGGCGAGGTGAGCGAGGGTTACGTCATAGCGACGAACGTCGAGGACTACCTCCAGAGCCTCGTCATAGCGAAACACTCCCTCGAAGGCCGTTTTGAGGCGGTCGAGCCGATGGGCGGGCTGGACGTTCTGGCCCACTTCGTTGTCGGCCTGCTCATCGAGTACAAACGCCTCCCTCGTGAAAGGCCCTACGAGATAGCGAGGAGGGCCTACGTTTACCGGAATCTAAGCTGGGAGGACTACCTCGACGTCTTGGGAGTTCTAGAGGACGCGAGACTCATGGGCTACGACGAGGAGAAAAACCTTCTCTATCTCCGCCGCGGCGCGTTCCAGTACTACTACGAGAACCTCTCCACGATACCGGACGAGGTTTCCTGGAGGGTTTTCGATTCCAAGAGCGGACACGTCATTGGAAGGCTCGATGAGAGCTTCGTGATGGACCTGGAGGAGGGCATGGAGTTCGTCATGAACGGCCGGAGCTGGATCGTGCTTAAAATCGACGACGAGGCGAGGCTTTTGAAGGTCCGCGAGAGCAAGAGCCTGGAGAGCGCGATACCGAGCTGGGAGGGCGAGATGATCCCCGTTCCCTTTGGAGTGGCCCTCGACGTCGGCAGGCTGAAGAGGGAGCTGGCCTTTGACTTCAAGAAGGCGAAGGGGCTCCTTGAAGGGGTGGAGTTCAGCGAGGAGGAGCTGAGGAGGGCGTTTGACGAGATCAGGGGCGAGCCCTTCTCCACCGACCGCGACATCGTCGTCGAGAGCACGCCGGAAGCGCTGGTAATCCACGCGGACTTTGGAAACAGGGCAAACGAGGCCCTCGGGCGGCTCGTTCACTCGCTCCTCATCCTGCGCTACGGCAGGGTCTTCTCCGTGAGGAGCCAGGGGCATGCGGTGGTCTTCAAGACGCCCTTCCAGCTGAACCCTGAGGAGGTGAAGCGCTACCTCTACCAAGAGCCGGAAAGCCTTGAGTTCATAGTCTCCCGCGCTCTGAGGGATTCCCACGCCTACCGGTGGAGAATGACGAACGTGGCGAAGCGGTTCGGGGCTTTGCGAAGGGACGCGAAGATAAGGAAGGTCGAGAGGCTCTTCGAGGGAACGGTGATTGAGCGCGAGACCTTGAACGAGCTGTACCACGACAAGGTTGACGTGAAGAAGGGCGAGCTCGTCCTTGAGATGCTCAAAAGGGGCACGATGAGGGTGAAAACGGTTCTCAGGAAAGAGCCCTCGACCTTGGCCAGGCTGAACATGACCGTCGGCGGCGAGTTCCTGCTGAGCGGGACGCTGGAGAGGGACGAGGTACTTGAGCTCTTCAGGAAGAGACTGCTCGACCACGAGGTCGTTTTAGTGTGCACCAACTGCGGGTGGAGCGCGAAGACGAGGGTGGCGAGGCTTCAAAACATAGAGCTCAGACAGTGCCCGCGCTGCGGCTCGAAGATGCTCGCGGTTGCGCATCCGATAGATGCGGAGGAGTTTCTGCCGGTTCTTGAGAAGGTTCGCCATGGGAAGCCGCTGGAGAGGAGGGAGGAGAGGACGTACAGAAAGCTGCTGAAAGCTGCAGACCTCGTGGACTCCTACGGCTTCGAGGCGATTTTAGCTTTGGCGAGCTACGGAACCGGGCCAGACACGGCGGCAAGGCTTCTGGCGCAGTACCGGGGCGAGGCACTCCTCGTCGCACTCATGGAGCGTGAGAGGCAGTTCATAAGGACGAGGCGCTTCTGGATGGATAGGAAGGAGAAGGAAGAGGGTGGGGAACAGGGTTCATGAGGGGCTCATATCAGCCCTCCAAGCCCTGGACATCATAACTATCCGCTGAAAACATGAAATATCAACGGCAGGCCCCTAAAACCCCGGTTCCATGCAAGAAAGGGTTCCACTTTCCGGGGTTTTTGGTACCCTTAACCCCCCACCAGTAACTGGTGGGGGGCCTTCCTTAAAAAGGTGATGGGAAGAGAAGGTTCACCCGCTCTTTCCATAAATCTCGTTCAGCGCCTTCAGGAACTCGCTGGCGGTAACCACGTCCCTCACGTCGATGTGCTCGTTCTTGGTGTGAGAGATGTCGAGGTTGCCGGGGCCGAAGACTATGGTTCTGGTTCCGTTGTACATGAAGTTTATGGCATCGGTCCAGCTCCTCATCCCGCCGAACTCGTCTATGTCGGTAACATCCATCGCCTTCCTGGCGAGCTGGACTATCTCCTCGTCCGGCTCCAGCCGGTAGCCGTCCCATATCTCGGTGTACTCGTACTTCAGCGTGTACTCGTCGAATATCGGGTCGAGCAGGTCGAGTATGTCCTCTACCTCCTGCTCTGGTAAAAGTCTCGCCTCAAGCCTTCCCCTGCAGAGGGCGGGGATCAGGTAGACCGGGTTCTCGCAGACCAGCTCCTGGATTCCGATGTGCGGGTCGAAGAACTCGCCCCGGGCCTTGAAGGGCTCGAGTTTCTTCATCTCCTCCAGCATCTTGTAGGTCTCCTCTATCGCGTTCACCCCGCTCTCGGGGCACGCTCCGTGGGCCTCTTTACCGTCCACCTCGAAGTAGGCCTCGATGTTGCCCGCGTGGGCTATGTGGACCTCTAGGTCGGTCGGCTCAAGCACTACCGCCATCTTTGGTTTATACCTCTCCATGAAGAGCGCACTCCCGCGGCCGCCCAGCTCCTCGTCGCTGACGAAGACTATGCCGACGTTGAGTTCCTTCCCTTCCCTGCGGAGGTTCTCCAGCATGAGGAGTATTGCCGCCGCCCCGCCCTTTATGTCGCTCGAACCAGTTCCATAGATTATGTTGCCCCTCACGAAGGGCTCGGCGCGGATGGGTATTGTGTCCACGTGCACCTCGTAGAAGAGGTCAGCGTCGGGGTTTACAACAAGGTCTATTATCTCGCCGTCGCTCTCTATCCTCACGTCGTAGTCGAGCCTGTGCAGGAACTCCATGATGTGGAGCATTATCCTGTCCTCCTGGCCAGATGGAGAAGGTATCTTCAAAAGCTGGAGGAGTATCTCCTTCGCTCTCTCGGTCTTCATTTGGGTCACCTAACTTTCAATTGGCTGCGGTGCTTATAAAGGCTCCCCGGGTTTGATGCATTTCCTCAAACCCAGCCGATATGTATGATGAGGACGGAATATTAACGGGGATGCCCGATGGTTAGTGGTGGGTCCATCGCCGACCGTTCCGCTGTGAGAACGATAACCGGAGAGCTCGTCGAGTTTATAGCCAGGGAAACCGGTCTTGACAGAAGGACCATCCTAATGGTCTTGAAGGCCGAGGAAGACTTTCTCATGCTTCAGATATCCAAGAGCTTAGGGGGTGGCCGGCCATGAAAAGGCCCGGCCTTGTTGTCCTGATGATTCTTCTCGGCTCCCTACTGCCCCCCAACCTCGTGCTCCATGAGGGAGTCTTCGCCCAGGCGGGGCCTCCAGATATAGCCGTTTCGAATCCAGGGTACACCGTGGAGAACGGGAAAATAATCGTTTCCGCCCCCATCGAGAATGAAGGGGGGCCGAGCAGTTCATTCAACCTCACGTTCTCGTTCGTTGGTCCCATCAGTCCTCCGGAGCCAGGAGAGGTTCCCTTCACATGGCTCAACACGAGCAGGATGCTTGAGAATTCGCGTGAGGTTTCGTCGGGAGAAGTCGTTAACGGCAGCGTCGTGCTAAGGGACGACGATGGCTACATAATATACGAACTCCCCTTTGAGCTGAACTTCTTCGGCATTCCCGTGAAAAAACTCTCGGTCAGCACCAACGGCTACGTGGAGCTGATGGCGGAATACGAGGACACCATCTCCGAGGGGGATTACGAGGTATGGGATTTCCTCTCCGAAAGCAGGAGGGACTTCGTGGCGGGTCTCGATGAGGATCTCGAAACCGAGGACGGCTATCTGCTCGTGGCCAGAATAGAAAACGGTGTCGTGATTGAGTGGTTCGGCTCAACATGGGACGAGTACGACTCGGAGAACTACCCCATCAACTTTCAGTTGCTCATACTTTCCAACGGGACGCTCGTATGGAGCTACGGCCGTCTTACAGACTCCCCAAGCCACAGTAAGGCGGGATACTTCTCAAGGGTCTCGCTCGAATCCAGGGAGATTGAGCCTGAGGAAGGAAAAAGCTACTCCGTGAACCTCCCCCAAGTAACCCCGACGGTTCTGAAAGTTCAGATTCCACCCATGGGGGAGAACGAAACCCGTAGCGTCTCGGTCACTTCGCCGGTGGACGAGGGATACGTGCGCATTTTCGCTGACTTGGAAGGGACACTAAACGACGTCGACCGCTCGAACAACTTTGCTGAGCTGTGGCTCTGGCCCGGCAACTACTGGATAGAAAACGTCAGCATCGGCAATGTAACCCCCGGTGAATTCGTCGAGGTAAACTTCACGGTGAAGACAACTTCAAGGCATCCGGAGCCTGTGACGGTGAGGCTCCTAAAGAACGGGGAAGTGGAGCTGGAACACCACATCTGGAATCCCCAGGCGGAGGGTCTGGCAGGGGGCCTCCACTGGCTTGCCCAGGGCGGGAGCTACAACCTGAGCCTTGAGATAGATGTTATGGGAGATACAAACCTGAGCGACAACAGGGCCCACCTTGGAGAGTACTCCTTCCCGTTGCCGAACTTCAGGATAGCCAATTACTCCGTCGAGGTGCCCCACTGCTCCGGCTCCCCGGCGATGATAAGGGTCAACGTGACCAACGATGGATCGCTGAACTGGAGCAACGTGGAGGTGATGGGG
Proteins encoded:
- a CDS encoding MFS transporter, translating into MEVTRNTETYDMAYAKRAMLVVVILPLLVMYTEAMLTPALPTIQKEFGINPNDVSWVLTIYLLVGTVSAAILGKLGDMYGKKKIFLVALGFYTLGVILNGFAPSFEWLLFSRAIQGLGMAIFPLAFSLVREEFPPEMVPQVQGMISAMFGVGMVIALPLGAYVTQNFGWRWTYHSAAPFAVIMFILAWRILRESRYVNPGKLDWPGALFLVWAVVPALVAVTRAPNVGWQAGQTLALFGVSIVGVVLLYLWEKRADNPLIPLDIISSRNPAIVNLGIMFAAFGISMMSQANTYIFQMKPPYGFGKTILESGLLMTPMAGVMLVIAPLAGKLMPRVGAKPLAVTGALTASAGLALLSQYATQLSLTQFVALITVVGAGITLMNVSFINVLVFSVPPRVMGVATGANSLFRNFGSTWGPAIAGTVMSTYYILVHIPGVPVPIKIPTEKAYEVLFGTSALVYLFLALLSLAIVEVMKGGKIHEVENGGEKEITVG
- a CDS encoding M20/M25/M40 family metallo-hydrolase, giving the protein MKTERAKEILLQLLKIPSPSGQEDRIMLHIMEFLHRLDYDVRIESDGEIIDLVVNPDADLFYEVHVDTIPIRAEPFVRGNIIYGTGSSDIKGGAAAILLMLENLRREGKELNVGIVFVSDEELGGRGSALFMERYKPKMAVVLEPTDLEVHIAHAGNIEAYFEVDGKEAHGACPESGVNAIEETYKMLEEMKKLEPFKARGEFFDPHIGIQELVCENPVYLIPALCRGRLEARLLPEQEVEDILDLLDPIFDEYTLKYEYTEIWDGYRLEPDEEIVQLARKAMDVTDIDEFGGMRSWTDAINFMYNGTRTIVFGPGNLDISHTKNEHIDVRDVVTASEFLKALNEIYGKSG
- a CDS encoding DEAD/DEAH box helicase yields the protein MHPLLRKAIKERFGRLNRLQQDAFREVSSGKGVLIIAPTGSGKTEAAVLPVFNEILEGGLKPISALYIAPLKALNRDLLERLELWGEKLGITVEVRHGDTSAYRKAKQTKNPPQMLIITPETLGVILTVKSLRKHLENVKFVIVDEIAELVDNKRGAQLLLNLERLAEIADFRRIGMTATVGNEEEVRAWLKADVIVKPNWRKNYRFHVLYPRPDGRDLDLARELSVSPEIAARLRALWGVVEEHGKALIFTNTRQFAEILAHRLKAWGKPVEVHHGSLSREARIKAEKALKEGRIKALICTSSMELGIDIGDVDVVIQYMSPRQVNRLVQRVGRAKHRIGEVSEGYVIATNVEDYLQSLVIAKHSLEGRFEAVEPMGGLDVLAHFVVGLLIEYKRLPRERPYEIARRAYVYRNLSWEDYLDVLGVLEDARLMGYDEEKNLLYLRRGAFQYYYENLSTIPDEVSWRVFDSKSGHVIGRLDESFVMDLEEGMEFVMNGRSWIVLKIDDEARLLKVRESKSLESAIPSWEGEMIPVPFGVALDVGRLKRELAFDFKKAKGLLEGVEFSEEELRRAFDEIRGEPFSTDRDIVVESTPEALVIHADFGNRANEALGRLVHSLLILRYGRVFSVRSQGHAVVFKTPFQLNPEEVKRYLYQEPESLEFIVSRALRDSHAYRWRMTNVAKRFGALRRDAKIRKVERLFEGTVIERETLNELYHDKVDVKKGELVLEMLKRGTMRVKTVLRKEPSTLARLNMTVGGEFLLSGTLERDEVLELFRKRLLDHEVVLVCTNCGWSAKTRVARLQNIELRQCPRCGSKMLAVAHPIDAEEFLPVLEKVRHGKPLERREERTYRKLLKAADLVDSYGFEAILALASYGTGPDTAARLLAQYRGEALLVALMERERQFIRTRRFWMDRKEKEEGGEQGS
- a CDS encoding iron-containing alcohol dehydrogenase; protein product: MFWLKTKIIEGEGSLRRLSKEARGYERVLILSSRSMKRHGFLKEAEDYVRGVGAEVFSIAGLPAEPSVEVIEEFLPKVKDFEPDLLIALGGGSVIDTTKALKVFYDAPELNFEEIAFIDRFSKPKPVPKLRTKLIAIPSTSGAGSEVSGASVLKKGDVKYNIVTPEIAPDVAILDPRLPRTMPAEVARNSGLDVLVHGIEAYTTKVANPFSDAMAIKAIKTVYKWLPLSVKGDDEARARVHYAATMAGIAFLNARLGLCHAMSHKAAWIGPHGLLNAIFLPYVMEFNMERSDYARKRYAEIARELGFSTAKDLVEVVRELNGMLGVPELGELVDDETFVSRVEEMAEKAYRDGLVAFNPVEPKQEEIRELYLRAYRGE